A DNA window from Altererythrobacter sp. B11 contains the following coding sequences:
- a CDS encoding DUF2312 domain-containing protein, with amino-acid sequence MAEATDDRLRLLIERIERLEEEKKGIADDVRDVYAEAKAVGYDVKIMRQIVRLRKMKPDDRREMEMVLDTYKAALGLG; translated from the coding sequence ATGGCCGAAGCCACTGACGATCGCCTGCGCCTGCTGATCGAGCGCATCGAGCGCCTGGAAGAAGAAAAGAAGGGCATCGCCGACGATGTCCGCGACGTTTATGCCGAGGCCAAGGCCGTGGGCTACGACGTCAAGATCATGCGCCAGATCGTGCGCCTGCGGAAGATGAAGCCCGACGACCGGCGCGAGATGGAAATGGTGCTCGATACCTACAAGGCGGCGCTCGGCCTCGGCTGA
- a CDS encoding heavy metal-binding domain-containing protein, translating to MIVTTTPTIEGRPAKDYLGVVTGEVIVGANLFRDIFASITDLVGGRSGKYEEVLARARREAIEEMTEEARRLGGNAVIGVDIDYEVLGQNGSMLMVSVSGTAVTL from the coding sequence ATGATCGTGACCACCACGCCGACGATCGAAGGCCGCCCGGCGAAGGATTACCTCGGCGTCGTGACGGGCGAAGTGATCGTGGGCGCCAATCTGTTTCGCGACATCTTCGCCTCCATCACCGATCTCGTCGGCGGCCGTTCGGGCAAGTATGAGGAAGTGCTCGCCCGCGCCCGCCGCGAAGCGATCGAGGAGATGACCGAGGAAGCCCGCCGGCTGGGCGGCAATGCGGTGATCGGCGTCGATATCGACTATGAAGTCCTGGGCCAGAACGGTTCCATGCTGATGGTCAGCGTTTCCGGCACCGCCGTCACCCTGTGA
- a CDS encoding YebC/PmpR family DNA-binding transcriptional regulator: MAGHSKFKNIMHRKGAQDKKRSAMFSKLSREITVAAKSGMPDPDMNPRLRLAVNAAKAQSMPKDNIQRAIDKASASEGEDYEEIRYEGYGPGGVALIVEALTDNRNRTATNVRTAFSKNGGNLAASGAVSHGFERKGLIEYPAGAGSEEKVLEAAIEAGADDVESSADGHTIWTEMEALHEVASALEKALGEAESVKLAWKPNLTVDVPEDDAQTLFKLIDALDDDDDVQTVWGNYEVSDEVMEKLG; encoded by the coding sequence ATGGCAGGCCATTCCAAATTCAAGAACATCATGCATCGCAAGGGTGCGCAGGATAAGAAGCGCTCCGCGATGTTCTCCAAGCTCAGCCGCGAGATCACCGTGGCGGCAAAATCGGGCATGCCCGATCCCGACATGAACCCGCGCCTGCGGCTGGCGGTCAACGCCGCCAAGGCGCAGTCCATGCCCAAAGACAATATCCAGCGCGCGATCGACAAGGCATCGGCCAGCGAGGGCGAGGATTACGAGGAAATCCGCTATGAGGGCTACGGCCCCGGCGGCGTCGCGCTGATCGTCGAAGCGCTGACCGACAACCGCAACCGCACCGCCACCAATGTGCGCACCGCCTTCTCCAAGAACGGCGGCAATCTGGCGGCGAGCGGCGCGGTGAGCCACGGCTTCGAACGCAAGGGCCTGATCGAATATCCGGCCGGCGCGGGCAGCGAGGAGAAGGTGCTGGAAGCCGCGATCGAAGCGGGCGCCGACGACGTGGAAAGCAGCGCCGACGGCCACACCATCTGGACCGAGATGGAAGCCCTGCACGAAGTGGCAAGCGCGCTGGAAAAGGCGCTGGGCGAGGCCGAAAGCGTGAAGCTGGCGTGGAAGCCCAACCTCACCGTGGACGTACCGGAGGACGACGCGCAGACGCTGTTCAAGCTGATCGACGCGCTCGACGATGATGACGACGTGCAGACCGTCTGGGGCAATTACGAAGTCTCCGACGAAGTGATGGAAAAGCTGGGGTGA
- the ruvC gene encoding crossover junction endodeoxyribonuclease RuvC, producing the protein MLILGLDPSLTCTGWGVLRSEGVRLSHVANGQVKTDTQAPMVDRLHHLHDAIYAVIGQYAPDRVAVEEVFLNKNPQSTLKLAQARGAVLAACGRASVPVAEHATRLVKKALVGTGAAEKAQVQAMLKVLLPGAKVAGPDAADALAVAIADAHLGGGR; encoded by the coding sequence ATGCTGATCCTCGGCCTCGATCCCTCGCTCACCTGCACCGGCTGGGGCGTCCTGCGCAGCGAAGGCGTGCGGCTTTCGCATGTCGCAAATGGTCAGGTGAAGACGGACACGCAGGCGCCCATGGTGGACCGGCTGCACCATCTGCATGATGCGATCTATGCGGTGATCGGCCAGTACGCCCCCGATCGCGTGGCGGTGGAGGAGGTGTTCCTGAACAAGAACCCGCAATCCACGCTCAAGCTTGCGCAGGCGCGCGGCGCCGTGCTGGCGGCCTGCGGGCGCGCATCCGTGCCGGTGGCGGAACACGCCACGCGGCTGGTGAAGAAGGCGCTGGTGGGCACGGGCGCCGCGGAGAAGGCGCAGGTGCAGGCGATGCTGAAGGTGCTGCTGCCCGGCGCGAAAGTGGCCGGCCCCGATGCGGCGGACGCGCTGGCGGTGGCGATCGCCGATGCGCATCTGGGCGGGGGCCGCTGA
- a CDS encoding antibiotic biosynthesis monooxygenase family protein — translation MFLVVFRNRKRADMDQAAYAADAARMAELAREQPGYLSFKSYVADDGEVIALSEWRDEASARAWGRLADHRVVQARGRADYYASYTLFACDAPRIHHFEAPPQG, via the coding sequence ATGTTCCTGGTGGTGTTCCGCAACCGCAAGCGCGCGGATATGGATCAGGCGGCCTATGCGGCCGATGCCGCGCGGATGGCGGAACTGGCGCGGGAGCAGCCGGGCTATCTCTCCTTCAAGAGCTATGTCGCCGATGACGGCGAAGTGATCGCCCTGTCCGAATGGCGCGACGAAGCCTCCGCCCGCGCCTGGGGCCGGCTGGCCGACCATCGCGTGGTGCAGGCCCGCGGGCGAGCGGATTATTACGCCAGCTACACGCTGTTCGCCTGCGACGCCCCGCGCATCCACCACTTCGAAGCGCCGCCGCAAGGCTGA
- a CDS encoding arsenate reductase, with translation MTIHVFGIPNCDTVKKARTWLDGQGLEYRFHDYKKEGADPARLRSWMEAKGWEVLLNRRGTTFRQLPEGQKAGLDAEKAVAIMLEHNSTIKRPVVEYPGGLLVGFDAREWGAALS, from the coding sequence ATGACCATCCACGTCTTCGGCATTCCCAATTGCGACACGGTGAAGAAGGCCCGCACATGGCTCGACGGGCAGGGGCTCGAATACCGCTTCCATGATTACAAGAAGGAAGGCGCCGATCCCGCGCGGCTGCGGTCATGGATGGAGGCGAAGGGGTGGGAAGTGCTGCTGAACCGGCGCGGCACGACCTTCCGCCAATTGCCGGAAGGCCAGAAGGCCGGTCTCGATGCGGAGAAGGCCGTGGCGATCATGCTGGAGCACAATTCCACCATCAAGCGGCCGGTGGTCGAATATCCGGGCGGGCTGCTGGTCGGCTTCGACGCCCGGGAATGGGGCGCGGCGCTCAGCTGA
- a CDS encoding bestrophin family protein — protein sequence MILRDKPSWLELAFALRGSIVPVIAPQVILLMLFAAGIVWAHGHTGGIPDIDSTPFTVFGVALSLFLGFRNNAAYERWWEARKLWGGLVADLRNFAREVQFFIADPAVQQRAIRLSLAFLHLHRANLRGLRDDPQVAALAREFTDAVHPPCAALDALSADLSRAHANGLLDGFGARTLTERIAAITERQAGCERILGTPLPYVYSLLVYRTTFLYCLLLPLALADAVGWLTPLFVGIVAYVFLGLAEVSEDLSHPFGNTPNALPLDAICRTVEISLAPHLGEQPPEPLRPRAFYLS from the coding sequence ATGATCCTGCGCGACAAGCCGAGCTGGCTGGAGCTGGCCTTCGCGCTGCGCGGCTCCATCGTGCCGGTGATCGCGCCGCAGGTGATCCTGCTGATGCTGTTCGCCGCGGGCATCGTGTGGGCCCATGGCCATACCGGCGGCATTCCCGACATCGACAGCACGCCCTTCACCGTGTTCGGCGTGGCGCTGTCGCTGTTCCTCGGCTTCCGCAACAACGCCGCCTATGAACGCTGGTGGGAAGCGCGCAAGCTGTGGGGCGGGCTGGTGGCCGATCTGCGCAATTTCGCGCGCGAGGTTCAGTTCTTCATTGCCGATCCGGCGGTGCAGCAACGGGCGATCCGCCTTTCGCTGGCCTTCCTCCATCTGCATCGCGCCAATCTGCGCGGGTTGCGCGACGATCCGCAGGTGGCGGCGCTGGCCCGCGAGTTCACCGACGCCGTGCATCCGCCCTGCGCCGCGCTGGATGCGCTGTCCGCCGATCTTTCGCGCGCCCACGCGAATGGCCTGCTCGACGGCTTCGGCGCCCGCACGCTGACGGAGCGGATCGCCGCGATCACCGAGCGGCAGGCGGGGTGCGAGCGCATATTGGGCACCCCCTTGCCCTATGTTTATTCGCTGCTCGTCTATCGCACGACCTTCCTCTATTGCCTGCTGCTGCCGCTGGCGCTGGCCGATGCGGTGGGCTGGCTGACGCCGCTGTTCGTGGGCATCGTCGCCTATGTCTTCCTCGGCCTCGCCGAAGTGAGCGAGGATCTGAGTCACCCCTTCGGCAACACGCCCAACGCCCTGCCGCTGGATGCGATCTGCCGCACGGTGGAGATCAGCCTGGCGCCGCATCTGGGCGAACAACCGCCCGAACCGCTGCGCCCGCGCGCCTTCTATCTCAGCTGA
- the ubiG gene encoding bifunctional 2-polyprenyl-6-hydroxyphenol methylase/3-demethylubiquinol 3-O-methyltransferase UbiG has protein sequence MGDATVANATIRPEEAAHFGALAKDWWDPQGSSAMLHRLNPVRLAYIRDAIDRHWPQDGESLRPLAGRSALDIGCGAGLLCEPLARLGAEVTGVDAAPANVEAAALHAEGAGLDIRYMAGEVGLLDIGQFDLVTSMEVIEHVADKPAFAADLAARLAPGGLMVLSTPNRTLASRLLLVDGAEAVGMIPRGTHRWSDFITPEELGELLAGAGLAMGEPTGIGFSPLKGLHLSRDLSLNYIVTARHA, from the coding sequence ATGGGTGATGCAACTGTCGCAAATGCAACCATCCGGCCGGAGGAGGCGGCGCATTTCGGCGCGCTGGCGAAGGACTGGTGGGATCCGCAGGGCTCTTCGGCCATGTTGCACCGGCTGAATCCGGTGCGGCTGGCCTATATTCGCGATGCGATCGACCGGCACTGGCCGCAGGATGGCGAATCGCTGCGCCCGCTGGCGGGCCGCTCCGCGCTGGATATCGGCTGCGGCGCGGGCCTGCTGTGCGAACCGCTCGCCCGGCTCGGCGCGGAGGTCACGGGGGTGGACGCCGCCCCCGCCAATGTGGAAGCCGCCGCGCTCCATGCCGAAGGCGCCGGGCTCGATATCCGCTATATGGCGGGCGAGGTGGGTTTGCTGGACATCGGCCAGTTCGATCTCGTCACTTCGATGGAAGTGATCGAGCATGTGGCGGACAAGCCCGCCTTCGCCGCCGATCTTGCCGCGCGGCTCGCGCCCGGCGGGCTGATGGTGCTGTCCACGCCCAATCGCACGCTCGCCTCGCGCCTGTTGCTGGTGGACGGGGCGGAGGCCGTGGGCATGATCCCGCGCGGCACCCACCGCTGGAGCGATTTCATCACGCCGGAGGAGCTGGGCGAGCTGCTCGCCGGCGCGGGGCTCGCCATGGGGGAGCCGACCGGGATCGGTTTCTCTCCGCTGAAAGGCCTGCATCTGTCGCGCGATCTTTCGCTCAACTACATCGTCACCGCGCGGCACGCCTGA
- a CDS encoding aspartate kinase, producing the protein MARIVMKFGGTSMAGTERIRRVANIVRRQQAAGHEVAVVVSAMAGETDRLVNFCREANPLYDPAEYDVVVASGEQVTSGLLALTLQAMGCKARSWLGWQLPILTEEAHAKARIHEIDSAALLAEMGRGVIAVIPGFQGVGADGRITTLGRGGSDTSAVAVAAAIGADRCDIYTDVDGVYTTDPRIVARARKQKYVTYEEMLELASVGAKVLQTRSVGLAMKSRVRVQVLSSFIDDDAPPADDLPGTMIVSDEEMEGLEMERQLVTGIAHDKNEAKVILTRVPDRPGAVSHIFGPLADASINVDMIIQNVGRDKGETDVTFTVPKADLARAQALLEDKRGVIGYNRIITDGHVAKVSVVGVGMKSHAGVAATMFKALADRGINVQAISTSEIKVSVLIDEDETELAVRVLHTAYGLDAEEEAA; encoded by the coding sequence TTGGCGCGGATCGTGATGAAATTCGGCGGCACTTCAATGGCCGGGACCGAGCGGATTCGCCGTGTCGCCAATATCGTGCGCCGGCAGCAGGCCGCCGGGCACGAAGTGGCGGTGGTGGTTTCCGCCATGGCGGGGGAGACGGACCGGCTGGTGAATTTCTGCCGCGAAGCCAACCCGCTGTATGATCCGGCGGAATATGACGTGGTGGTCGCCAGCGGGGAACAGGTGACCAGCGGGCTGCTGGCGCTGACCCTGCAGGCCATGGGCTGCAAGGCGCGCAGCTGGCTGGGGTGGCAATTGCCGATCCTGACCGAGGAAGCCCATGCCAAGGCACGCATTCACGAAATCGATTCTGCAGCGCTGCTGGCGGAAATGGGCCGCGGCGTGATCGCGGTGATTCCCGGCTTCCAGGGCGTGGGCGCGGATGGCCGCATCACCACGCTGGGCCGCGGCGGTTCGGACACCTCCGCCGTGGCGGTGGCGGCGGCGATCGGCGCCGACCGCTGCGACATCTACACCGATGTGGACGGCGTCTATACCACCGATCCGCGGATCGTGGCGCGGGCGCGCAAGCAGAAATATGTAACCTACGAAGAAATGCTGGAGCTGGCCTCGGTCGGCGCCAAGGTGCTGCAGACGCGCTCGGTCGGCCTGGCCATGAAGAGCCGCGTGCGGGTGCAGGTGCTGTCGAGCTTTATCGATGATGATGCGCCGCCGGCGGACGATCTTCCCGGCACGATGATCGTCTCCGACGAGGAAATGGAAGGACTTGAGATGGAACGCCAGCTTGTCACCGGCATCGCGCATGACAAGAACGAGGCCAAGGTGATCCTCACCCGCGTGCCCGACCGGCCCGGCGCGGTGAGCCATATCTTCGGCCCGCTCGCCGATGCCTCGATCAATGTCGACATGATCATCCAGAACGTCGGCCGCGACAAGGGCGAGACGGACGTGACCTTCACCGTCCCCAAGGCCGATCTGGCCCGCGCGCAGGCGCTGCTGGAGGACAAGCGCGGGGTGATCGGCTACAACCGCATCATCACCGATGGCCATGTGGCGAAGGTCTCCGTGGTCGGCGTGGGGATGAAGAGCCATGCCGGCGTCGCCGCCACCATGTTCAAGGCTCTGGCCGATCGCGGCATCAACGTGCAGGCGATCTCCACCTCCGAGATCAAGGTGTCCGTGCTGATCGACGAGGATGAGACGGAACTGGCAGTGCGCGTGCTGCACACCGCCTATGGCCTGGATGCGGAGGAAGAGGCGGCCTGA
- a CDS encoding NAD(P)H-dependent flavin oxidoreductase gives MTDYPLTAALMARGTEFLGSRYAILCGAMSWVSERNLVSAISNAGGFGVIACGAMSPELLDAEIAGTKGLTDQPFGVNLITMHPQLFELIEVCARHGVGHVVLAGGIPPKGSVEAIKAFGGKVIVFAPTLALAKKLLRSGADALVIEGMEAGGHIGPVSTSVLAQEFLPELADQFLVFVAGGIGRGEAIAGYLEMGAAGVQLGTRFACASESIAHPDFKKAFFRASARDAVASVQVDARLPVIPVRALRNKGSDLFTAKQREVAGLLDAGGVEMAEAQLQIEHYWAGALRRAVIEGDVENGSLMAGQSVGMVKQEEPAATIIAALMQESEAALARH, from the coding sequence ATGACAGATTACCCACTGACCGCGGCACTGATGGCACGCGGCACGGAATTCCTCGGCAGCCGCTACGCCATCCTTTGCGGGGCGATGAGCTGGGTTTCCGAACGCAACTTGGTTTCGGCGATCAGCAATGCCGGCGGCTTCGGCGTGATCGCCTGCGGGGCGATGTCTCCCGAACTGCTGGATGCGGAGATCGCAGGCACCAAGGGGCTGACCGACCAGCCCTTCGGCGTGAACCTCATCACCATGCATCCGCAGCTGTTCGAGCTGATCGAAGTCTGCGCGCGGCACGGCGTGGGCCACGTGGTGCTGGCCGGGGGTATCCCGCCCAAGGGTAGCGTGGAAGCGATCAAGGCCTTCGGCGGCAAGGTGATCGTGTTCGCCCCCACGCTGGCGCTGGCGAAGAAGCTGCTGCGCTCGGGCGCCGATGCGCTGGTGATCGAAGGCATGGAGGCGGGCGGCCATATCGGCCCCGTGTCCACCAGCGTGCTGGCGCAGGAATTCCTGCCCGAATTGGCCGATCAGTTCCTCGTCTTCGTGGCGGGTGGCATCGGCCGGGGCGAGGCCATTGCGGGCTATCTGGAAATGGGCGCGGCCGGCGTGCAGCTCGGCACCCGTTTCGCCTGCGCGAGCGAAAGCATCGCCCATCCCGATTTCAAGAAGGCCTTCTTCCGCGCCAGCGCGCGCGATGCGGTGGCCAGCGTGCAGGTGGATGCGCGGCTGCCGGTGATCCCGGTGCGCGCGCTGCGCAACAAGGGCTCCGACCTGTTCACCGCCAAACAGCGCGAAGTGGCCGGGCTGCTCGATGCCGGCGGAGTGGAAATGGCCGAGGCGCAGCTGCAGATCGAACATTACTGGGCCGGCGCGCTGCGCCGCGCGGTGATCGAGGGCGACGTGGAGAACGGATCGCTGATGGCGGGCCAGTCCGTCGGCATGGTGAAGCAGGAAGAACCCGCCGCGACGATCATCGCGGCACTGATGCAGGAAAGCGAGGCGGCGCTCGCACGCCACTAA
- a CDS encoding aldehyde dehydrogenase: MEFQRMNPVTGEVASSAQAMQPGDIPAIAARAQAGFAEWSRQGPNARRAVLMKAAAALESKKDAFVEAMMGEIGATAGWAMFNLALAASMVREAAALTTQINGEVIPSDKPGCLAMALREPVGVLLGIAPWNAPIILGVRAIAVPLACGNAVILKASEQCPRTHALIVEAFQEAGFPEGTVQSVTNAPADAGEVVGALIDAPEVKRINFTGSTAVGKIIARRAADHLKPVLLELGGKAPLVVLEDADLDEAVKAAAFGAFMNQGQICMSTERIIVVEAVADEFAARFKAKVGAMPVGDPRAGNTPLGAVVDAKTVAHCMSLVEDALAQGAEQLTGGETTQNVLMPAHVIDRVTPAMKLFRDESFGPVVGIARARDEMHAIELANDTDYGLSASVFTRDIARGLKIARLIQSGICHVNGPTVHDEAQMPFGGMKASGYGRFGGKAGIDAFTEMRWITVETEPGHYPI, encoded by the coding sequence ATGGAATTCCAGCGCATGAACCCCGTCACCGGCGAGGTCGCCTCAAGCGCGCAGGCCATGCAGCCGGGCGATATCCCGGCCATCGCCGCCCGCGCCCAGGCCGGGTTCGCCGAATGGTCGCGGCAGGGCCCCAACGCCCGCCGTGCAGTGCTGATGAAGGCAGCCGCGGCGCTGGAATCCAAGAAGGATGCCTTTGTCGAGGCCATGATGGGCGAGATCGGCGCCACCGCCGGCTGGGCCATGTTCAACCTCGCTCTCGCGGCTAGCATGGTGCGCGAAGCCGCGGCGCTGACCACCCAGATCAATGGCGAGGTGATTCCCTCCGACAAGCCGGGTTGCCTGGCCATGGCGCTGCGCGAGCCGGTCGGCGTGCTGCTGGGCATCGCCCCGTGGAACGCGCCGATCATCCTGGGCGTGCGCGCCATCGCCGTGCCGCTGGCCTGCGGCAACGCCGTGATCCTGAAGGCAAGCGAGCAGTGCCCGCGCACGCACGCGCTGATCGTGGAAGCCTTCCAGGAAGCCGGCTTCCCCGAGGGCACCGTGCAATCCGTCACCAATGCCCCGGCCGATGCCGGCGAGGTGGTCGGCGCGCTGATCGACGCGCCGGAGGTGAAGCGCATCAATTTCACCGGCTCCACCGCCGTGGGCAAGATCATCGCCCGCCGTGCGGCCGATCATCTCAAGCCCGTGCTGCTGGAACTGGGCGGCAAGGCGCCGCTGGTCGTGCTGGAGGATGCCGATCTGGACGAGGCGGTGAAGGCCGCGGCCTTCGGCGCCTTCATGAACCAGGGGCAGATCTGCATGTCCACCGAACGGATCATCGTGGTCGAGGCGGTGGCCGATGAGTTCGCCGCCCGCTTCAAGGCCAAGGTCGGCGCCATGCCGGTGGGCGATCCGCGCGCGGGCAACACGCCGTTGGGCGCGGTGGTGGATGCCAAGACGGTGGCGCATTGCATGAGCCTGGTCGAAGACGCGCTGGCCCAGGGGGCGGAGCAGCTGACCGGCGGCGAGACGACGCAGAACGTGCTGATGCCCGCCCATGTGATCGACCGCGTGACGCCGGCGATGAAGCTGTTCCGCGACGAGAGCTTCGGCCCGGTGGTGGGCATCGCCCGCGCGCGGGACGAGATGCATGCGATCGAACTCGCCAACGACACCGATTACGGGCTCTCCGCTTCGGTCTTCACGCGCGACATTGCGCGCGGGCTCAAGATCGCGCGGCTGATCCAGTCCGGCATCTGCCACGTCAACGGCCCGACCGTGCATGACGAGGCGCAGATGCCCTTCGGCGGCATGAAGGCCTCTGGCTATGGCCGCTTCGGTGGCAAGGCCGGGATCGACGCCTTCACCGAAATGCGCTGGATCACGGTGGAGACGGAGCCGGGCCACTACCCGATCTGA
- a CDS encoding glutathione S-transferase family protein, with translation MLELWHHGSSVCAAKVRLALAEKGVEWTGHYVDILAGEQFDPAFLAINPRGAVPAIRHEGAIITESTVICEYVDESFPGPALRASTPLGRARMRMWTKLVDEEVHPAVRPVTYVTTHRHAILARGEEAVEEHIASDPHPLWRERKRRWIREGFAAPDVADAVGVFQRLVRSMDAALEGQEWLAGESYTLADGALTPYANRLEMLGLEALWHDRPHFARWFAAVKARPSFGPALFAYLPDELRERMRADGRRAQPEFRRLLASLA, from the coding sequence ATGCTCGAGTTGTGGCATCACGGCTCCTCGGTCTGCGCCGCCAAGGTCCGGCTGGCGCTGGCCGAGAAGGGCGTGGAGTGGACCGGGCATTATGTGGACATCCTGGCTGGGGAGCAGTTCGACCCTGCCTTCCTCGCCATCAATCCACGCGGTGCGGTGCCTGCAATCCGCCACGAGGGCGCGATCATCACCGAAAGCACGGTGATCTGCGAATATGTCGATGAAAGCTTCCCCGGCCCTGCGCTGAGGGCGTCCACGCCGCTGGGCCGGGCGCGCATGCGGATGTGGACGAAGCTGGTGGATGAAGAGGTGCACCCCGCCGTCCGGCCAGTGACCTATGTCACCACCCACCGCCATGCCATCCTCGCTCGCGGGGAAGAGGCTGTGGAGGAGCATATCGCCAGCGATCCCCACCCCCTGTGGCGCGAACGGAAGCGGCGCTGGATCCGCGAAGGCTTCGCCGCGCCCGACGTGGCCGATGCGGTGGGCGTGTTCCAGCGGCTGGTCCGCAGCATGGATGCGGCGCTGGAGGGACAGGAATGGCTCGCCGGCGAAAGCTACACCCTCGCCGACGGCGCGCTGACACCCTACGCCAACCGGCTCGAGATGCTGGGGCTGGAGGCGCTGTGGCACGACCGGCCGCATTTCGCGCGCTGGTTCGCGGCGGTGAAGGCCCGCCCCAGCTTCGGCCCGGCGCTGTTCGCCTATCTGCCTGACGAGTTGCGAGAGCGGATGCGCGCCGACGGGCGGCGCGCACAGCCCGAGTTCAGGCGCCTGCTCGCGAGCCTAGCCTAG
- a CDS encoding TMEM165/GDT1 family protein, with translation MEALLTSTLLVAVAEIGDKTMLLAIVLATRFRKPLPIILGILAATLANHGLAALVGQTVADLLAGTWFRVAVAASFIAMGLWTLIPDRLEEDETPKSNRGAFLTTLVAFFLVEMGDKTQIATVALAAQFQSLLLVTAGTTLGMMIANVPAVLLGEALVRRVSLTWVHRIAAALFIAVGLWMLWAVLG, from the coding sequence TTGGAAGCCCTGCTCACCTCCACCTTGCTGGTCGCCGTTGCCGAGATCGGCGACAAGACGATGCTGCTGGCGATCGTCCTCGCCACGCGCTTCCGCAAGCCGCTGCCGATCATCCTCGGCATCCTTGCCGCCACGCTCGCCAATCATGGCCTCGCGGCCCTCGTCGGCCAGACCGTGGCCGATCTGCTGGCGGGCACCTGGTTCCGCGTCGCGGTGGCGGCGTCCTTCATTGCCATGGGCCTGTGGACGCTGATCCCCGACCGGCTGGAGGAGGACGAGACGCCGAAATCGAACCGCGGCGCCTTTCTCACCACGCTGGTGGCCTTCTTCCTGGTGGAGATGGGGGACAAGACGCAGATCGCCACGGTGGCGCTGGCGGCGCAGTTCCAGTCGCTGCTGCTGGTCACGGCGGGCACCACGCTGGGCATGATGATCGCCAATGTCCCCGCCGTGCTGCTGGGGGAGGCGCTGGTGCGCCGGGTCTCGCTCACCTGGGTCCACCGCATCGCCGCCGCCCTGTTCATCGCGGTCGGCCTGTGGATGCTGTGGGCGGTGCTAGGCTAG
- a CDS encoding alpha/beta fold hydrolase: MVNYVLVHGAWGGGQGYERTAADLAAAGHEVLVAELRGLGRRQPELHPGITLTDHIDDVCEQIAGKGMDRFILVGHSYGGMVITGVAARLGARIDAICYLDAFLPEDGQSLWDITGPFEHAWYIDQQKFNPGLIPPIGAIDFAIMPGRVGLHPLLTLLEAVRLTGEEAKIPRRAYLFATGYDPSPFPPFAEKARGDAAWEYHETDCSHFVMQDRPELVRDILLGLAD; this comes from the coding sequence ATGGTGAATTACGTGCTGGTGCATGGGGCCTGGGGCGGCGGCCAGGGCTATGAACGGACGGCAGCCGATCTGGCGGCTGCGGGGCACGAGGTGCTGGTGGCCGAACTGCGCGGCCTCGGCCGGCGCCAGCCGGAGCTGCATCCCGGCATCACGCTGACGGATCATATCGACGATGTTTGCGAACAGATCGCCGGCAAGGGCATGGATCGCTTCATCCTCGTCGGTCATTCCTATGGCGGCATGGTCATCACCGGCGTGGCGGCTCGGCTCGGCGCCCGGATCGACGCGATCTGCTATCTCGACGCCTTCCTGCCCGAAGACGGGCAGTCGCTGTGGGACATCACCGGCCCCTTCGAGCATGCCTGGTATATCGACCAGCAGAAGTTCAATCCCGGCCTCATCCCGCCGATCGGCGCGATCGACTTCGCCATCATGCCGGGGCGCGTCGGCCTGCACCCGCTGCTCACCCTGCTGGAAGCCGTGCGGCTGACGGGCGAGGAGGCGAAGATCCCGCGCCGCGCCTATCTCTTCGCGACAGGCTACGATCCCTCCCCCTTTCCCCCTTTCGCCGAGAAAGCGCGCGGCGACGCGGCCTGGGAGTATCACGAGACGGACTGCAGCCACTTCGTGATGCAGGACCGGCCCGAGCTGGTGCGCGACATCCTCCTCGGCCTCGCGGACTGA